The Euphorbia lathyris chromosome 2, ddEupLath1.1, whole genome shotgun sequence genome includes a window with the following:
- the LOC136218234 gene encoding ETO1-like protein 1 has product MRTFFPSESCKESQLNALNPQSWLQVERGKLPKTSSCSSSSSSSSIESLIKVPEPAVLPFFKPVDYVEVLAQLHEELESCTPQERSNLYLLQFQVFRGLGEVKLMRRSLCLAWQKSSTVHEKLVFGAWLRYEKQGDELIADLLATCGKCAQEFGPIDIISQLRTDLKSSDEIVLLNDDCNLRNVVFRIGDEKIVCDREKIAGLSAPFNAMLNGCFSESLCESIDFSENEISPLGFKAISEFSVTGSLSEVSPDVLLEILIFANKFCCEKLKDACDRELASLVSSREDALEFMEYALQENSPVLAASCLQVFLHELPECLNDDRVVEIFSNADKQERMIVAGTASFSLYCLLSEVSMNLDPRSNRTVCFLEQLVESAETNRQKLLAFHQLGCVRLLRKEYDEAEWLFEAALNAGHMYSVSGLARLGYIRGNRLWAYDKLSSVISSVTPLGWMYQERSLYCEGDKKIEDLEKATELDPTLTYPYMYRSASLMRKQNVQAALAEINRVLGFKLALECLELRFCFYLALEDYQAALCDVQAILTLSPEYRMFEGRVAAFQLRTLVREHVENWTTADCWMQLYERWSSVDDIGSLSVIYQMLESDAPKGVLYFRQSLLLLRLNCPEAAMQSLQLARQHASSEHERLVYEGWILYDTGHCEEGLRKAEESIKISRSFEAFFLKAYALADSSQDPSCSSTVVSLLEDALKCPSDRLRKGQALNNLGSVYVDCGKYELAADCYINALKIRHTRAHQGLARVHFLRNDKAAAYEEMTKLIEKAKNNASAYEKRSEYCDREVTKADLEMVTKLDPLRVYPYRYRAAVLMDSHKEKEAIAELSRAITFKADVHLLHLRAAFYEHNGDVLAALRDCRAALSVDPNHQEMLELHNRVNSHEP; this is encoded by the exons ATGAGGACTTTCTTCCCCTCTGAATCATGTAAAGAATCACAACTCAATGCTTTAAATCCACAGTCTTGGCTTCAGGTTGAAAGAGGGAAACTTCCCAAAACCTCTTCatgctcttcttcttcttcttcatcatctat AGAATCACTTATCAAGGTCCCTGAACCTGCAGTTCTACCATTCTTTAAACCTGTTGACTATGTAGAAGTTTTAGCCCAGCTTCATGAAGAACTTGAATCATGTACTCCTCAAGAGAGGTCAAATCTCTATTTGTTGCAATTCCAGGTCTTTAGAGGCCTAGGAGAAGTAAAATTGATGAGGAGGAGCCTCTGCTTAGCGTGGCAGAAGTCTAGCACTGTGCACGAGAAGCTTGTATTTGGGGCGTGGTTAAGGTATGAAAAGCAAGGAGACGAGCTTATTGCTGATTTGCTTGCCACCTGTGGAAAGTGTGCGCAAGAGTTTGGACCCATAGATATCATCTCCCAGCTGCGCACTGATTTAAAATCGTCAGATGAGATTGTTTTGCTTAATGATGACTGCAACTTGAGAAATGTTGTTTTTAGAATTGGAGATGAAAAGATAGTTTGTGATAGAGAGAAAATTGCAGGTCTTTCTGCTCCATTCAATGCTATGCTTAATGGGTGTTTCTCGGAATCTCTATGTGAAAGCATCGATTTCTCTGAAAATGAAATATCCCCATTGGGTTTCAAGGCAATAAGTGAGTTCAGTGTCACTGGCAGTCTGAGCGAAGTCTCACCTGATGTTTTGTTAGAGATATTGATCTTTGCAAATAAATTCTGTTGTGAAAAGCTAAAAGATGCATGTGACAGAGAACTAGCTTCTTTGGTTTCCTCAAGAGAAGATGCCCTAGAATTCATGGAATATGCTTTACAAGAGAATTCACCTGTTCTTGCTGCATCATGTTTGCAAGTTTTCTTACATGAGCTGCCGGAATGTCTAAATGATGATCGGGTGGTGGAAATATTTAGCAATGCTGATAAACAAGAGAGAATGATTGTGGCTGGGACAGCTTCATTTTCACTGTATTGTTTATTAAGTGAAGTTTCAATGAACCTTGATCCTCGTTCGAATAGAACAGTTTGTTTCCTGGAACAATTAGTGGAGTCAGCAGAAACTAACCGGCAGAAACTATTGGCATTTCATCAGTTGGGATGTGTGAGGCTCTTGAGGAAGGAATACGATGAAGCTGAATGGCTTTTTGAGGCAGCTTTGAATGCTGGCCACATGTATTCTGTATCAGGTTTGGCTAGATTAGGTTACATTAGGGGTAATAGGCTTTGGGCATATGACAAGCTCAGCTCTGTGATTTCATCTGTTACCCCTTTGGGATGGATGTATCAGGAGAGGTCTTTATATTGCGAAGGTGATAAGAAGATTGAGGACCTTGAAAAAGCAACTGAGCTGGATCCCACTCTTACTTATCCGTACATGTATCGTTCTGCCTCATTGATGAGGAAACAGAATGTGCAAGCTGCACTTGCAGAAATCAATAGAGTTCTTGGATTTAAACTTGCATTGGAATGCTTGGAGCTCCGATTTTGTTTTTATCTGGCTCTTGAGGATTACCAAGCAGCTCTTTGTGATGTCCAGGCCATTCTTACACTCTCACCAGAATATAGGATGTTTGAGGGGCGGGTAGCAGCTTTCCAACTCCGTACCCTTGTGCGTGAGCATGTTGAGAATTGGACAACAGCAGATTGTTGGATGCAACTGTATGAGAGGTGGTCTTCAGTTGATGATATAGGCTCCCTCTCTGTCATATACCAAATGCTTGAATCTGATGCGCCCAAGGGTGTTCTATATTTCAGACAGTCTCTGCTTCTTCTTAG GTTGAATTGTCCTGAGGCAGCCATGCAAAGCTTACAATTAGCCCGTCAACATGCATCAAGTGAACATGAGCGTCTGGTTTATGAAGGATGGATATTGTATGACACTGGTCATTGTGAAGAAGGGCTTCGGAAAGCAGAAGAGTCTATTAAGATTAGTAGGTCTTTTGAGGCCTTTTTCCTTAAAGCCTATGCACTGGCTGATTCCAGCCAGGACCCATCATGTTCTTCAACTGTTGTATCACTGCTTGAAGATGCTTTGAAATGCCCTTCAGACAGACTACGGAAAGGCCAG GCACTTAACAATCTTGGAAGTGTGTATGTAGACTGTGGGAAATATGAGTTGGCAGCTGATTGCTACATAAATGCACTTAAAATAAGGCATACAAGAGCACATCAAGGGCTTGCTCGAGTCCATTTTCTCAGAAATGATAAGGCTGCTGCATATGAGGAAATGACAAAGTTGATTGAGAAGGCAAAGAACAATGCATCTGCTTATGAGAAGAGGTCAGAATACTGTGATCGTGAAGTCACAAAAGCAGATCTGGAGATGGTGACAAAATTAGACCCACTTCGAGTGTACCCTTACAGATATCGAGCTGCAG TGTTGATGGACAGTCACAAGGAGAAGGAAGCGATAGCAGAACTATCAAGAGCAATAACATTCAAAGCAGACgttcatcttcttcacctgAGAGCAGCTTTTTATGAGCACAATGGTGACGTCTTGGCTGCATTACGGGACTGTCGAGCGGCACTTTCCGTTGATCCAAACCACCAAGAAATGTTGGAACTTCACAACCGTGTAAACAGCCATGAGCCCTGA